In a genomic window of Saprospiraceae bacterium:
- a CDS encoding choice-of-anchor B family protein — protein MAMTTTIRWSVALLLCNLLGALQAQDFNITYRSRINYPGQTCANVGGWAGGGREYALVGASKGLGIVDVTDPDNPVKIVQVPGPDNFWREVKTYKHFAYVTTEGGQGLQIIDLSDLPSPTLDYHSYTGDGAIAGQLNTIHALHIDTTKGYAYLYGTNLFNGGAVVLDLNADPYHPTFVGKYDLFGYVHDGWVDNDTLYASHIYFGIFAIVDMTNKASPNLLGAHPTPNSFTHNTWLSQDRRYVFTTDEVSDSYLASFDVSDPEDIKLLDKIQANPGSNSIVHNTHVLENYAITSWYSDGVSIVDITRPNNLVQVGWYDNAPTLTGSGFIGCWGVYPYLPSGHLVATHIHGPNNSGGELWVLTPTYQRACYLEGEVTNALDGMPISNALVEILGSAAKESTSLAGQYTLGQATPGSVQVRVSKLGFDPITVTAVLKEGEVTLLDFALTPAPTATISGNVLDAATGWAVPYAHVAALNNQIEFETIADGNGQFVLPGIFYGNYTVVAGAWGYNYATRNNQNLQADQTYSLELDRGYRDDFVFDYGWEVSGTSTEGIWEIGVPLGINVGIVLVPNTDWNSDIGHKCYITGNASAAVDEDDVESGTMNLISPPMDLTTYNDPKMRGVLFFTNFTQDQQSLDSIRVYVSNGIEEKLMLTYPGTLTNWRVINERLKPHISITDSMRVRIECFDNPAYQGFDSYEAAFDFFWIQEGNPVGTDEPLLEATMLARPNPFRDQVLIEYNSPNSGEQLLNLYDLFGRLVESESLAGGEGAIVVGHKLQPGVYFARLEQNGQVSKSVRVVKVH, from the coding sequence ATGGCTATGACAACAACCATCCGATGGTCGGTCGCCCTATTGCTGTGCAATTTGCTGGGCGCGCTGCAAGCTCAAGATTTCAACATCACTTATCGCTCCCGAATCAACTACCCCGGCCAGACCTGCGCCAATGTAGGCGGGTGGGCTGGCGGCGGTCGGGAATATGCGCTCGTCGGCGCCTCCAAAGGGCTTGGCATCGTGGATGTCACCGACCCCGACAATCCCGTGAAAATCGTGCAGGTGCCTGGCCCCGACAATTTTTGGAGAGAGGTGAAGACTTACAAGCATTTTGCCTACGTCACCACCGAAGGCGGACAAGGACTTCAGATTATTGACCTCAGTGACCTGCCGTCGCCTACGCTCGATTACCATTCCTACACCGGTGATGGCGCCATTGCCGGCCAGTTGAACACTATCCACGCGCTGCACATTGACACCACCAAAGGGTATGCTTATTTGTACGGCACCAATTTGTTCAATGGTGGCGCGGTGGTGCTCGACCTGAACGCCGACCCTTACCACCCCACGTTCGTTGGGAAATACGACCTGTTCGGATATGTCCATGATGGCTGGGTAGACAATGACACGCTCTATGCGTCCCATATTTACTTTGGTATTTTTGCCATTGTTGACATGACCAACAAGGCAAGCCCCAACTTGCTCGGGGCACATCCGACACCCAATAGTTTCACACACAACACTTGGCTGTCGCAAGACCGCCGCTATGTGTTCACCACCGACGAGGTGAGCGATTCCTATCTGGCCTCTTTCGATGTGAGCGACCCGGAAGACATCAAGCTGCTGGACAAGATACAGGCCAATCCCGGCTCCAACTCTATCGTGCACAATACGCATGTGCTGGAAAATTACGCCATCACGTCGTGGTATTCCGACGGGGTCAGCATCGTGGACATCACGCGTCCCAATAATTTGGTGCAAGTCGGCTGGTACGACAACGCGCCCACGCTGACGGGCAGCGGGTTCATCGGCTGTTGGGGGGTCTATCCCTATTTGCCTTCCGGCCACCTCGTCGCTACCCACATACACGGCCCCAACAACAGTGGCGGGGAGCTTTGGGTGCTGACTCCCACCTACCAACGGGCTTGCTATTTGGAAGGAGAAGTGACCAATGCGCTCGACGGGATGCCAATCAGCAACGCCTTGGTGGAGATACTGGGCAGTGCGGCGAAAGAATCCACCTCGCTTGCAGGCCAATATACTCTCGGCCAAGCCACCCCCGGTTCGGTACAGGTGAGGGTCAGCAAGTTGGGTTTCGACCCCATCACCGTCACCGCTGTGCTGAAAGAAGGCGAGGTGACATTGCTGGATTTTGCGCTCACCCCAGCGCCCACCGCCACCATTAGTGGCAATGTGCTTGATGCCGCCACCGGATGGGCAGTGCCTTATGCGCATGTGGCCGCGCTCAACAACCAAATTGAATTTGAGACTATCGCGGACGGCAATGGCCAATTCGTCTTGCCGGGCATATTCTACGGAAACTACACGGTGGTGGCAGGCGCGTGGGGATACAACTACGCGACAAGGAACAACCAAAACCTGCAAGCCGACCAGACCTACAGCCTCGAACTCGACAGAGGCTACCGCGACGATTTCGTCTTCGACTACGGGTGGGAAGTGAGCGGCACCTCCACCGAAGGCATCTGGGAAATCGGCGTGCCGCTTGGCATCAACGTCGGCATCGTATTGGTGCCCAATACCGATTGGAACAGCGACATAGGCCACAAATGCTACATCACGGGAAATGCCTCCGCTGCCGTGGACGAAGACGACGTGGAAAGTGGCACGATGAACCTCATATCCCCGCCGATGGACCTGACGACCTACAACGACCCAAAAATGAGAGGTGTATTGTTTTTCACAAACTTCACGCAAGACCAGCAGTCGCTCGATTCCATCCGCGTCTATGTGAGCAACGGTATTGAGGAAAAATTGATGTTGACCTACCCCGGCACCCTGACCAACTGGCGGGTCATCAACGAGCGCCTCAAACCCCACATCAGCATCACCGACAGTATGCGCGTTCGCATCGAATGTTTCGACAACCCCGCCTATCAAGGGTTCGATTCCTACGAAGCGGCGTTCGATTTCTTCTGGATTCAGGAAGGCAATCCCGTCGGCACCGACGAGCCGTTGCTCGAGGCCACCATGCTCGCACGCCCCAACCCTTTTCGAGACCAAGTGCTTATCGAGTACAACTCACCCAATAGCGGAGAGCAGCTGCTCAATTTGTACGACTTGTTCGGGCGCTTGGTCGAGTCCGAGTCGCTTGCAGGTGGGGAAGGAGCCATCGTGGTGGGGCACAAGTTGCAGCCCGGTGTCTATTTTGCCCGTTTGGAGCAAAATGGCCAAGTGAGCAAAAGCGTTCGGGTCGTGAAGGTGCATTGA
- a CDS encoding SRPBCC family protein, with translation MRSIQHYLPNPRHTEINRIFVKAKPEVAWQAARHFDAAEMPWVRLLFDIRAIPDWLKGKKRTEEDRSVSVDQVARRGTGFMILEEIPSREVVVGSVGQFWHLNIPFASVKPSDFRDFNEPGWGKLAWAISVEPFGEGSTVCLELRTTATDDESWAHLERYYAVIGLGSKPIRSAAMSHLQAELGKMKLPDEEEIALPGDDRIPEARHQMTHSLDIEAPPSIVWRYLMQLGCDRGGWYSIDILDNGGKPSVDHLVEGWETRKVGDKLAATPARDGFFDVYAVGQAQHFVIGGEYEQSMFGGGPFKMSWAFVLQPIGLDATRLLTRVRGALAPKWADWLMGNVIYPPVHAVMQTAELKNIKRLAERDAQAR, from the coding sequence ATGCGCAGCATCCAACACTACCTGCCCAACCCCCGCCACACCGAAATCAACCGGATTTTTGTGAAAGCCAAACCCGAAGTCGCTTGGCAAGCCGCCCGCCATTTCGACGCCGCCGAGATGCCCTGGGTGCGGCTGTTGTTCGACATTCGCGCCATTCCAGATTGGTTGAAAGGCAAAAAAAGAACGGAAGAAGACCGCAGCGTCAGCGTGGACCAAGTGGCGCGGCGAGGCACTGGCTTTATGATTTTGGAAGAAATTCCGAGCCGCGAGGTGGTGGTAGGCTCAGTCGGCCAATTCTGGCATTTGAACATTCCTTTCGCTTCGGTGAAGCCTTCCGACTTCCGCGATTTCAACGAGCCGGGTTGGGGCAAATTGGCTTGGGCGATTTCGGTCGAGCCTTTCGGCGAGGGCAGCACCGTCTGCCTCGAATTGCGCACTACCGCCACCGACGACGAGAGTTGGGCACACCTCGAACGCTACTACGCCGTCATCGGCCTCGGCTCAAAGCCGATTCGCAGCGCGGCCATGTCGCATTTGCAGGCTGAACTTGGCAAAATGAAACTGCCCGACGAGGAGGAAATCGCACTGCCCGGCGACGACCGCATCCCCGAAGCCCGGCACCAAATGACCCACTCTTTGGACATTGAAGCCCCCCCCTCCATCGTGTGGCGCTACCTGATGCAGCTGGGCTGCGACCGGGGCGGCTGGTACAGCATTGATATATTGGACAATGGCGGCAAGCCCAGCGTTGACCACCTCGTGGAAGGCTGGGAAACGCGAAAAGTGGGCGACAAGCTGGCTGCCACGCCCGCGCGGGATGGCTTTTTCGATGTGTATGCTGTCGGGCAAGCGCAACATTTTGTCATCGGCGGCGAATACGAGCAAAGTATGTTCGGGGGCGGCCCTTTCAAGATGTCTTGGGCATTCGTGTTGCAACCCATTGGCCTTGACGCGACGCGCCTCCTCACCCGTGTGCGAGGGGCATTGGCACCGAAATGGGCCGATTGGCTGATGGGCAACGTAATTTACCCGCCCGTTCACGCCGTCATGCAGACGGCGGAGTTGAAAAACATAAAAAGACTGGCGGAAAGGGACGCGCAAGCGCGTTAG
- a CDS encoding MgtC/SapB family protein encodes MDWLDSLNTVLTPFFIGLLVAAGVGLIIGLEREFNTHDKPGHLGGIRTFALVAVLGYVTAWVAAQNYMSVLICVLAGFFLLVAVAYHKQAMEGNMGLTTEVALLVTLVLGVAIAAGYMREALAVVVLTTLILSLKEQLHGIIRRITQEELFAFIKFIVLALLILPLLPDEPFGPAGLLNLRDMGWIVVLVLSISFAGYLMLKFGSPHKGIMLTAVLGGLFSSTLIAWVFSARSRERKDVAPAFGAGIVLASTIMFVRVFMLTTVFHYPVAWMLFPALLLMLLVSLLPSWNLLRNRSMESETPQLEPGNPLDIKNAVFFVLLYIGVTLLMFGSRQWLGTTLTYLSGALAGIADMDAITISTSKWAAATPDSNRQAAIIILLAVMSNSVFKLLVSVFNGAAELRRPVLLGFGLVLLVGVVFLTYWLIG; translated from the coding sequence ATGGATTGGCTTGATTCTCTGAACACGGTGCTGACCCCCTTTTTCATCGGTTTGCTGGTGGCGGCGGGGGTGGGCCTCATCATCGGGTTGGAACGCGAGTTCAACACGCACGACAAGCCGGGGCATCTGGGCGGCATCCGCACCTTTGCCCTCGTCGCCGTGTTGGGCTATGTGACGGCGTGGGTAGCCGCGCAGAACTATATGTCGGTGCTAATCTGTGTGCTGGCGGGCTTTTTTTTGTTGGTAGCGGTGGCTTACCACAAGCAGGCGATGGAGGGCAACATGGGCTTGACCACGGAGGTGGCGCTGCTCGTGACGCTCGTGTTGGGGGTGGCCATCGCAGCAGGCTATATGCGGGAGGCGCTGGCGGTGGTGGTGCTCACCACGCTGATACTTTCGCTGAAAGAGCAGCTGCACGGCATCATCCGGCGCATCACACAGGAGGAGCTGTTCGCCTTCATCAAGTTTATCGTGTTGGCGCTGCTCATCCTGCCTTTATTGCCTGATGAACCATTTGGGCCAGCGGGTTTGCTCAACTTGCGCGACATGGGGTGGATAGTGGTGTTGGTGCTGTCCATCAGTTTTGCGGGTTATTTGATGCTGAAATTTGGCAGCCCCCACAAGGGGATTATGCTGACTGCCGTGCTCGGCGGATTGTTTTCTTCCACCCTGATAGCGTGGGTTTTTTCTGCGAGAAGCCGTGAGCGAAAAGATGTGGCACCGGCCTTCGGCGCGGGTATTGTGTTGGCCTCCACCATCATGTTCGTTCGGGTATTCATGCTGACCACCGTGTTCCATTATCCGGTGGCATGGATGCTGTTTCCGGCGCTGTTGCTTATGTTGTTGGTCAGCCTGTTGCCCAGCTGGAATTTGTTGCGCAACCGCAGCATGGAAAGCGAGACCCCACAACTTGAACCGGGCAACCCGCTGGACATCAAAAACGCTGTCTTTTTCGTGCTGCTCTACATTGGCGTCACCCTGCTCATGTTTGGTTCGAGACAATGGTTGGGCACTACCCTCACATATCTTTCTGGCGCGTTGGCGGGCATTGCCGACATGGATGCCATCACTATTAGCACCTCCAAATGGGCCGCTGCCACGCCCGACTCGAACCGCCAAGCGGCCATCATCATCTTGTTGGCCGTGATGTCCAATTCGGTTTTCAAACTTTTGGTCAGTGTGTTCAACGGGGCTGCGGAATTGCGCCGCCCGGTGTTGCTGGGCTTTGGGTTGGTGTTGTTGGTGGGGGTGGTTTTTCTGACGTATTGGCTGATAGGGTGA